DNA from Candidatus Eisenbacteria bacterium:
ACCATCTACTGGGAGGCCAGGGGCGATGGGGCTGCCAGCATGGAAGCAGTCGCCAATGTTGTCATGAACCGGCTCGGCCATGAGGGCTTTTCGAACACTATTTGTGAAGTTGTCAAGCAAGGCAGCGAGCAGGGAGCCTGCCAGTTCTCGTGGTGGTGCGATGGCCGTTCGGATGACGCAGAGGAGGATAAATCTTACGCGATCGCCAAGGAAATAGCTCGAAAAGCTCTCAATCGGCAACTAACAGACCGAACCGGCGGAGCATTGTATTTCCATCAGCGGAAAGTAACACCTAGTTGGTCCGCGGAATACATCAAGACAGTCGAGATTGGCGAGTTTATCTTCTACAAACCCCACGCAGGCGCGGCAAAATAATAGCGCTTTGGTCGGGGAATGGACAGCCCTGATAACACTTTTGACTTACCCTGCCAGGAAATAAAAGAATCCTTATCTTCTTTTCTCACGACATTGGTGGTCTGTGTGGCCTCATCATAGACAATTATACGGCATCGCCTTTTTTTACCTGCCGCATGACATCATTGATT
Protein-coding regions in this window:
- a CDS encoding cell wall hydrolase, whose protein sequence is MRQIWIAASLATILLVGQATAADRAKKAEVTESKAGVLEQNAAADGSKALPSASEIITKSEAQTVDPVGEEPLNDAITCLSRTIYWEARGDGAASMEAVANVVMNRLGHEGFSNTICEVVKQGSEQGACQFSWWCDGRSDDAEEDKSYAIAKEIARKALNRQLTDRTGGALYFHQRKVTPSWSAEYIKTVEIGEFIFYKPHAGAAK